AGGCTGGACGGGACGAGATTACCGCCTGATGACCCGTTCTGGGTTACATATACTCCCCCTAACCACTTCAATTGCCGTTCAACGGTAAGAGCAATATTCAAAGGCTCGGAAGAAGCAAAGAGAGTAAGGAAGTGGAAGCCAAAAAGCATTCCGGAAATTCCTGAAGGATTTGCAGCGAGTCCGTTAGATAGCTGGTGGAAGTTAACCGATGGAATGCTGAAGAGAATCGTAAAATACGGACTAAAAGACGAGGTTCTAAAAGAGGCAAGGAAATCGTGCAGAAAGAATTTTGAAGACTGGGAGTGTCCGGAGTTTGAGGAAGTTAGGAAGTTGATTGATAGCCATTTTCAACGTAGAGAAGCTATTAAGAAGCTTATTGGGGAAGGAAAGGCTCCTAAGGTTATATTAGTGGATGGAAGAGTTGTTGAAGTTGAGAAAGGTCAGGTTATTGAACTCTTCGTACATGACGCAACTCAAAAGTGGATAAGGAGTAAGGTAGTTGAAATTTTTGAAGACGAGCTGGGGAATAGGTATTACATAACGGAGTTTCACCTTAGAAAACACTTGCTTAAGGATAATTTAGAAAAGCTAAAGAAAGTGGGATTTACAAGTGAGAAGCAAATTGTTTCTTTTGTAAGGAAGGCTATTAAACGACCACAAGTAATTGTCTACGACGCTGATAAAAATGCTATTCTCTTTGGGAGGAAAATAGAAACGGAAGGTATTATTCTTTTGCCTACGGTAGGTATAGACAGCGGTGAAGTGAAGACAATTCTCATCAGAAGGAATAAATTTCAAAATACAAGGCGCTACAAAGTGCTTCACAGTGAGGTGGAAGGATGGTAACTGTACTTCACTTTGAAGACAGAGAACTGGCATTTGCACTTGATTCAGGGAAAGAGGGGGAAGGAGTAGATTTCTCTGGAGAGTTTGGCGATAATATCTACGATGATAATGGGGTAATTTGCTTTTACAACTATGCCTTCCGTTCCCTTAACGGCGAAGGTGACGTTTTCAGAGAGCTTAAAGGCTTAATTGAAGATGTTGAACTTTTTGAAAACCAGATTAAGGGTCTCTACACCGTCCCAGAGCTCGGCGTAGAGAATGCCACCTTCAAGGAAGTCCTTGAGGCTGTAAAGAGATACTACGAAGAAAAGCTCTCTTCTAAGCAACCCACCAAAACCACCGCCTAACCCTGCCAGCCGAGGCTGGCTTCCTCTCTTTTTTTCTTCCCACATCTCTACTAACCTCCGTTTTTTGCCTCAAAATTTCCGCCATTTAAGTCAATCCTGCCAACTCCTGCCACTTTCCTTTTCCTTTCGCTCTATCCTCAACCAAAAGGCCACTGGAGGAACGCTTGAGGATAGAGCTTGCTAAGGTAGGTAACTGGAACCGTCAAGTCCTGACGAAAGAACACTTAAAGCAGGTGGTTAAGAATTTCAAAGATGAGGTCCCTATCGTTTTAGGCCATCTTAAAGCAGACCACATGCCAGCTTTCGGCTGGATAAAGAACGTTGAGCTTTCGGAAGACGGGCAGATTCTTTACGGAGATGTGGAGCTTTCCGACGTCTTAAAGGAAGCCTACGACTTTGGCCTCTACAAAAAGTGGTCAATCGGTTTAAGGAAGAACGACAGAGGAGAATGGTATCTCCACCATTTAGCATTCTTAGGCGCAGTCCCGCCGAGAATTAAGGGTTTAAAGGAAATGTCTGACCTTGACGATGTGGAGACTTTTGAGTTTTCCTCTTCTCCAAAGTGGAAGGCCTTTGCCAAGACCGGCTATCCGATAGCTCCACCTGATACTCCGTGGAATCCTGACGCTGCCAAAAAGCGAATCGTTGAAAAGTACGGCTGGGCAAAACTTAAAACCTGCGTCGGAGCTGTTGACGTATCAGAAGAAGAAACTCCAGAAGCTTTTTCCAAATACAAGTTTCCTTTCTGTGACGTAATAGACGGTGAAATCAAGATAGTTCCAAAAGCTGTTTCCGCTGGTATTGGCTATCTGAATGGTGCAAGGGGTGTGAAGGTAGACGAATCCCTTGCAAGGGTAGTTAGGCCCGTTTTTGAAAAGCTAAGAGAGCGCATAGAGAAGGCTAAGGAAAAGAAAAACTTTTCAGATGGAGGTTTTGACATGCCTACTGTTGAAGAGCTCCAAAAGCAGATAGAAGAGCTTAAAGAAAAACTTAAAAAGGCAGAAGAGAAGGCTGAGTTTGCAGACTCTTTGAAGTCCGAGCTTGAGAAATACCGCAGGGCTTTAAAAGAGCAAAGGAAAGAACAGCTCAAAAAGGTCATGGAGGGCAAAGTTCCTGCCGACAAGATTAAGCTCGCTCTTGAATTTGCAGACAAGGTTGAGATTGCAGACCAAAAGCTTGAATTCTCAGACGAGAAGAAAAGGGACTTTTTTGACGTATTAAATGAAATCTTCTCTTCTCTTCCAGAAGTAAAAAGACTTGATGAAGAAATGGGTTTTGGTGATCCAGCTAAAGATGACGTAAACCTTGCAGATGCAATGCTCAAAATACTTTAAGGAGGATTGAGATATGGCAGTAAGTGGAAATGTCGGAATATATACACCACCAAAACCAGAAGAAAGTGTTTATAGTGAAGAAAGACACCCAGTAGTGATTATTCCTATGAGTGTTAAAGCTGCTCAAGGAATTCTTGAGAGAGGAACAATTGTAGGAAAAGACAGCAACGGTCTTATTGTTCCTTATAACCCTAATGCCACTATTACTTTATCAGACGGAACAACTGCTCCAGCTCCAGAAGCAACCCCGGTTGGAGTTCTTGTTGAACGTATAGATACAGACAGGGAAACTACTGGAAACGTTCTCGTTCATGGTGTTGTGTTTAGAGAAAGACTCATTAGAGTAGATGCTACAGTTGACGTAAATGACTTAGATAATCTTGCAAAAATCGGAATCTGGAATATCGGGTAAGGAGGATAAAAAATGATTGAACTTGAAAAACTTTTGCAAAATCCGAAGATAGTTGCGGAAGTTATTAAAACCCTACCGCCGATTCAAACGAAAGTTCTTGATGATGTTTATACTCGCAAAGTTAATCATCCATTCCCACAAATTGGAATTAAAGAGATTCAAGATGTAGTCGGTGCTGTTCCTGTAGTAAGAAGAGGTGCTCCTGGAGTTCCTGTCAGCGGAGGGGATGCTTCTATTAACTATATAGAGCCTCAGCCAATTAAGGTTGCAGATTCTGTTTCTGCTGCTGATGCCAACAACCTCAAGTCTATGGGAGGTCAAGGATATAGAGCATTTCTTGCCCAAAAGCTTGACATTTTAAGAAGAAAAATCAAAGCCACAACTGAAGCTTTAGCTGCACAGTCTCTTACAGGAAAAATTAGCTATCCGATAAGGCTTGAAAACGGACAGAGTGATACTTATGAAGTAGATTTTGGTTCTCCAATCTCTTATACGCCGTCTGTTACTTGGGACTCTGCCGATTTAAAGTCAGTTTTTAATCAGATTGTAGAAATTGAAGCAACTTTGCAAGAACAAGGGATTGCTCAAAATGTAACCATTTGGGCGGGAAAAACTGCCTTTATGGAGCTTGTAGGAAAAATTCAAAGCCTTCAGGCAAACACAGTTCCGCAACCAAAGTTTGAAGGAAACAAGATAAATCTCTTTGGCTATACAATTGAAATGGTAAATCAAAAGTACAGACTCCCTGACGGCACTCTTAAGCCCGTAGTCCCAGATAATCAGATTGTCGCTTTTGATAAGAACGCTGGATTCACGCTCTTTTATCTCGCTGTTGATAACTTTAAGGCTGGACTTCAGGCGGTTCCGATGTTTGTTTCTTCTTATCAAACTCGGGACGGATCATCTTTTGTGATTCAAGCAGAAAGCAAGCCTCTTCCAGTTCCTATCGTGAAAGCTATCTGTTGGGCAACCGTTCTATAATCGGTTGCCTTATTGGGAGGTAGGGGATGATTAACGTTGAAGATATTAAGAAAGAGCTTCCCTATTCTCAATACAGGATGCTAACTCAGGACGATGATTCTGTTGCAGAAAGAGCTATTGAAAAGGCAAGAATTTGGATAGAAGCTAAGTTTGCAAAGTGCGGTAGAGAAGTTGATTGGGATCTTTCTTACGTTCAAGAGGCTCTTTTGAAGAGAGCTCTTTACGAACTTTATGCTTTTGGTGAGCAGGAAGAAAAAGCAAAAGACAAAAAGGAAGATGCAGAAGTTCTCCTTGAAGCCGTCCTCGGGGATTGTGTGTCAGATAATGAGGGAGATAAAACGCCTTACGCAGCGGTTAAATCTCCTCCTTTTGACTGGTATGGATTTAAATGATGAGCGTTGAACTTGAAGGATGGAATAGGTTGAAGAAGGCACTTAACGAGTTTGCTAAAAAGTTTGACCGGGAAGCTACCGAAAAGATAGCTCAGCATATCGTTTCAAAATCTCAGAAAAGAATAAAGAAAGGAAAGATTAAACCGCCCGCCTCTCGCTTTACCCTTTCTTTGAGGGAAGGAAGTAGAGGAAAAACGCTTCAGGATACCGGTGCTCTTATGGAGTCAATTACATATAAAATAGAGGGAAAGAAAATTAAGATAGGATCTAATCTTCCTTATGCCAAAGTGCACCAGTTTGGAGCAAAGATAAAGGCAAAGAAGGCTCAAACTTTATGTATTCCCGCTACTAAAGAAGTTCGGAGGCTCTCAAAAGAAAAAGGCGTAAGAGGTGCTTTAGAAGAACTCAAAAGGAAGGGTTACCACATCTGGTTTGAAGATGGAGTTATAAAAGGAAAGAAAGGAAGAAGAGGAAGAGAAAAAATTCTCTTTTACCGCAAGAAAGAGGTTGAAATACCAGCAAGGACTTTTGTTTATATGACAGAAAAAGATTGGGAAGAGATTACAGAAATGGTTATGAGTTGGCTTAAGGAGTAGCCATGATTGGTTTCCTGAAAGAGTTGGCAGATTTCATTACAAAAAACACAGGGTTGCCCGTTGAGATAGAACCTTCTCCTGCTTCTCCTCCCGATGCTCACGTTAGGATTATTCCCAAAGGGCTTTCTTATCAGTCTTACGGGAACACGCCTAACGACCTTACAAAGCAGGGACTTGTTCAGTTAGCCGTGGAACTTCACCTTGTAGCAGAAGGGACAGGAGAAGTTTTTCTAAAGATGGTTTATGAAGCCTCCCTGAAACTCAACAGGCTTTTTGATGGCTATCATGCCATTACTCTTGGGACAGAAAACTCTATTGGCTTTTCCGTTGCAGTAGATAAGATTTCAGAGGGCGAATTTTTTGTAAATCGTGAAGAGGGGAAATTTCCTTATATGTTCATGGAAAAATGGAAGGGGACAATAACATGGAGAATGTCATACGCGTTGGAATAGTCACGCAGGTTTATGACGACAGGGCTACCGTAAGAGTGCAGTTCCCAGATGATGATGAAGAAGTGAGTTGGGAATTTCCGGTTTTACAGAGAAAAACCCTTAAAGACAAGGACTACTGGTTGCCAGATATTGGAGAGCAGGTTGTTGTAGTGATGCTACCGTATGGACAGGAACAGGGATTTGTAATTGGCGCGATCTATTCTGAAGCCGAAAAACCTCCCGAAAGCTCAAAAGGCAAAAAGGTTGTTGTCTTTGAGGATGGAACGAGAATAGAGTATGACAGGAAAAACCACAAGCTCTTTTTAGATGTGAAGGGAGAAGTCGAGATAAAAGTTTCCGGAAATGTAAATCTATCATCAGAAGGAAAGGTTTCTATAAAGGCTTTAAGCAATGTTGAAATAGATGGAGGTTCTGGCGATTTATCAGGAGTAGTAACTCAGAGTTGTATCTGTCCGTTTATTGGCAAACCTCATGTGGATTTTTCTTCTAACGTAAAAGTCAGCAAGGGATAATAATGGCATTAGATAAGACAAGTTTAAAGAACAGAATTTTGTTTGAACTTCAAGCACAAGGATTTGGTGTAGGTACTACAGATAAAGATGGAATTGATTGGATAGACAAGTTTGCCACAGCAATAGCTAATGCTGTTGTGGACGAGATTCAGCAAAATGCGGAAACTTCTGTTGAAGGAGAAAAAATACTTTGATTGGGGTAGGTTGTGTTAGGGAAGCAATTTGAAGTTTTAGCTGTTTTTAAGGTTGTAGATAATCTGACAAAGCCTATAGATGAAATGCAGAAAGCTATGACTGGATTTCGGAAAAGCATTGAAGGAGTCAGAGAAGGACTGGATAAGATTCAAAATGCTGGAAAAAAGATGGCAGCGATGGGAACGGCCATTACGGCACCGTTCGCAGGTGCAACGTATCTTGCTATGAATTTTGATAAGGCGATGAATGAAGCATCCACTCTCGTTGATATGAGTTTGCAGGAGTTTAGGAGGAAATACGATAGACAAATTCTTAACCTTGCTAAAGAACTTGGACAATCTCCAGAGCAGGTAGCAAGAGCTTTTTACCAGGCTATTTCTTCCGGTCTTGATCCTGACAAAGCCATTTCTTTTCTAAGACAAGCAGGAAAAGCTGCAATTGCTGGAGTTTCAGATATTTTCACGGCTACAGATGGATTAACAACTGCTTTAAACGCTTGGAAAGAATTTGGTTACACTGTGGGGCAAATGTCTGACTATATGTTTTTGGCTGTAAAAGCAGGAAAAACAACATTTAGAGAGATAGCTGCATCTATTGGAAACGTAGCCCCAATTGCAGCTAAGGCTGGAGTTTCTGTTCAGGAAGTTCTTGCAGCCATGGCTACTGCTACAACTCAGGGTGCTACAACAAGCGAAGCATTCAATGGCATAAGAGCGGCTATAGAGTCTATCATGAACCCTACTTCTCAAGCTGAGAAGTGGTTTGAAAAACTCGGCGTTCAGATAGATGCAAACACTCTAAAGCAGAAAGGATTAAAAGGAACCCTTGAAATCCTTTCTAATGCGATAAGGGGCTATACAAATGATGAAGCAGAACAGAAAAAAATCCTTGCAGAGATTTTCGGTCAAGTAGAAGGGTTAAATCAGGTGTTTGCGATAACTGGTTCTGGAGGCAAAAAGTTCGCAGAAATCCTTCAGATGATGGGTAAATCAGCTGGCGCGACAGATAAAGCATTCAAGAAAATGGCTCAATCCGCTTCCTTTCAGTTTAGCCAAATGAAAACATCCTTACAGGTTTTAGGTATCTCTATTGGAACTCTGCTTCTGCCTCCTTTGAATGCTATGCTTAAAACTATTTCAGCAGCTATAAAGCCTGTAATCGACTTTGTCCAAGCTCATAAGACCCTTGCCAAGGTTTTAGTCTATCCCGTTGTTGGAATAGGGGTTCTTCTAACGGTTCTTGGAAGTTTAATGGCAACAATCGGCTTTGTTGGTCAAGGAATTCTCAGTTTTGTTGAGTTTATGCCTGTTCTTACATCAGGTTTATCAACTGTTACTAGTGCAGTTGTTGGTTTTTCTACAACGCTAATTACTGGTCTGATTTCTGCACTAACTACTGCTATAACTACAATTCTTAGTTTTTCCGCTACACTAATTACGGGTTTAGTCTCAGCACTTACTGCTGCTACTAGTGCAGTTATTAGCTTCACGACTGCCCTTTTAGCCAACCCTATAACCTGGGTTGTTGCTGGAATTGCTGCCCTTGTAGCTGCTGGTTATTACCTTTACAAAAATTGGGATACGGTTTCTAACTATATAAAGGGAATTTGGCAAGGTGTAAAAGAGTTCTTTGTGTCTGTTTTTGAAGGGATTAAAGGAATCTTTCAGGGTGTTGTTTCTTTCTTTTCTGCTGCCTGGCAAAAGTTTGTTTCAATCTTCCTCTGGACTAATCCGATTACAGCCCCGATAATGGCACTAAAGAAACTTCACAACTTTGCGAAATCCATTAACCTTTTTGAAGCTGGTAGGCAAATAATAGAGGGACTTTGGAAAGGTCTTGCTTCAATGGCAAAGAAACCACTTGAAGCTATTGAAAATATAGGACACTCCATTAAAGAAAGATTTAAGTCTATTCTTGGCATTTCTTCGCCTTCTAAACTATTTATGGAGTTTGGACATTTTCTAAACGAAGGGCTTGGAATTGGAATGCTTAAATCAATTGGTGTAGTCCAAGATGCAGTTAAAAGAATAACTTCCG
The sequence above is a segment of the Desulfurobacterium indicum genome. Coding sequences within it:
- a CDS encoding head decoration protein — encoded protein: MAVSGNVGIYTPPKPEESVYSEERHPVVIIPMSVKAAQGILERGTIVGKDSNGLIVPYNPNATITLSDGTTAPAPEATPVGVLVERIDTDRETTGNVLVHGVVFRERLIRVDATVDVNDLDNLAKIGIWNIG
- a CDS encoding major capsid protein, producing the protein MIELEKLLQNPKIVAEVIKTLPPIQTKVLDDVYTRKVNHPFPQIGIKEIQDVVGAVPVVRRGAPGVPVSGGDASINYIEPQPIKVADSVSAADANNLKSMGGQGYRAFLAQKLDILRRKIKATTEALAAQSLTGKISYPIRLENGQSDTYEVDFGSPISYTPSVTWDSADLKSVFNQIVEIEATLQEQGIAQNVTIWAGKTAFMELVGKIQSLQANTVPQPKFEGNKINLFGYTIEMVNQKYRLPDGTLKPVVPDNQIVAFDKNAGFTLFYLAVDNFKAGLQAVPMFVSSYQTRDGSSFVIQAESKPLPVPIVKAICWATVL
- a CDS encoding phage virion morphogenesis protein; protein product: MMSVELEGWNRLKKALNEFAKKFDREATEKIAQHIVSKSQKRIKKGKIKPPASRFTLSLREGSRGKTLQDTGALMESITYKIEGKKIKIGSNLPYAKVHQFGAKIKAKKAQTLCIPATKEVRRLSKEKGVRGALEELKRKGYHIWFEDGVIKGKKGRRGREKILFYRKKEVEIPARTFVYMTEKDWEEITEMVMSWLKE
- a CDS encoding phage baseplate assembly protein V, with the protein product MENVIRVGIVTQVYDDRATVRVQFPDDDEEVSWEFPVLQRKTLKDKDYWLPDIGEQVVVVMLPYGQEQGFVIGAIYSEAEKPPESSKGKKVVVFEDGTRIEYDRKNHKLFLDVKGEVEIKVSGNVNLSSEGKVSIKALSNVEIDGGSGDLSGVVTQSCICPFIGKPHVDFSSNVKVSKG
- a CDS encoding phage tail tape measure protein, with protein sequence MLGKQFEVLAVFKVVDNLTKPIDEMQKAMTGFRKSIEGVREGLDKIQNAGKKMAAMGTAITAPFAGATYLAMNFDKAMNEASTLVDMSLQEFRRKYDRQILNLAKELGQSPEQVARAFYQAISSGLDPDKAISFLRQAGKAAIAGVSDIFTATDGLTTALNAWKEFGYTVGQMSDYMFLAVKAGKTTFREIAASIGNVAPIAAKAGVSVQEVLAAMATATTQGATTSEAFNGIRAAIESIMNPTSQAEKWFEKLGVQIDANTLKQKGLKGTLEILSNAIRGYTNDEAEQKKILAEIFGQVEGLNQVFAITGSGGKKFAEILQMMGKSAGATDKAFKKMAQSASFQFSQMKTSLQVLGISIGTLLLPPLNAMLKTISAAIKPVIDFVQAHKTLAKVLVYPVVGIGVLLTVLGSLMATIGFVGQGILSFVEFMPVLTSGLSTVTSAVVGFSTTLITGLISALTTAITTILSFSATLITGLVSALTAATSAVISFTTALLANPITWVVAGIAALVAAGYYLYKNWDTVSNYIKGIWQGVKEFFVSVFEGIKGIFQGVVSFFSAAWQKFVSIFLWTNPITAPIMALKKLHNFAKSINLFEAGRQIIEGLWKGLASMAKKPLEAIENIGHSIKERFKSILGISSPSKLFMEFGHFLNEGLGIGMLKSIGVVQDAVKRITSVLHLPEDKRLRIALETATKGGLPAVAGILTAGMMPAVGNSYQPINISITISSLVVSDKNDASIVAKEITGLTKAELERMLREIHEQQQRKRY